One part of the Planctomycetota bacterium genome encodes these proteins:
- the gmk gene encoding guanylate kinase yields MANPDKVLVVSGPSGVGKTTLCDRLLKDEPRVKACVTATTRAPRPGETDGKDYYFVSKETFKNWLEKDEIIEHTELYGEFYGTPKKSVDEIFAQGCYPLLRIDVDGAENLRNKGYKGVFIFIMPPNVQALKERLMKRKTATGDMKKRLARVDEELKRSSEYDFRVVNDDLEKALKEMKGILASKLFK; encoded by the coding sequence GTGCTGGTTGTTTCCGGGCCTTCGGGCGTGGGCAAGACCACTTTGTGCGACCGGTTGCTTAAGGATGAGCCGAGGGTGAAAGCCTGCGTCACGGCAACGACCAGGGCGCCGCGGCCCGGGGAAACAGATGGAAAAGATTATTATTTCGTCTCCAAAGAAACCTTTAAGAATTGGCTGGAAAAAGACGAAATCATAGAGCATACGGAATTATACGGGGAGTTTTACGGAACCCCAAAGAAATCGGTAGATGAAATATTTGCCCAAGGGTGTTATCCTTTGTTGAGAATAGACGTTGACGGGGCGGAAAACCTAAGGAATAAAGGGTATAAAGGCGTTTTTATTTTCATTATGCCGCCGAATGTCCAGGCGTTAAAAGAAAGGCTTATGAAACGCAAAACCGCAACCGGTGATATGAAAAAACGCCTGGCGCGGGTTGACGAGGAATTGAAACGCAGTAGCGAATACGATTTCCGGGTGGTAAATGATGATCTGGAAAAGGCCCTGAAAGAGATGAAAGGTATTTTAGCCAGTAAATTATTTAAATAA
- the coaBC gene encoding bifunctional phosphopantothenoylcysteine decarboxylase/phosphopantothenate--cysteine ligase CoaBC, with protein sequence MKLKGKNILIGVTGGIAAYKAAEIVSRLHQKGASVKVVMTKSAAEFVTPLTFQTLSHNQVYTEMFSGYEANPKHISLADEADLLLVAPATANIIGKIAHGIADDLLSTVVMSLPRRQAGVKCPVLIAPAMNDMMYKNPIVQENIKKLQKLGYKFIPPEKGYLACQKVGEGRLACLDTILSSVEKALS encoded by the coding sequence ATGAAATTAAAAGGCAAAAACATATTGATAGGCGTGACCGGCGGGATTGCCGCCTATAAGGCCGCGGAAATCGTTTCCCGGCTCCATCAGAAAGGCGCCAGTGTCAAGGTCGTTATGACCAAATCCGCCGCGGAATTCGTCACTCCCCTTACTTTCCAGACGCTTTCCCATAACCAAGTCTATACGGAAATGTTTAGCGGATACGAAGCTAACCCGAAACATATTTCGTTAGCCGATGAAGCGGATTTACTGCTGGTAGCGCCTGCCACCGCGAATATCATCGGCAAAATTGCCCACGGCATTGCGGATGACCTCCTTTCCACCGTAGTCATGTCCCTGCCTCGCCGGCAGGCGGGCGTTAAGTGCCCGGTCTTGATTGCCCCGGCAATGAACGATATGATGTATAAAAACCCGATAGTTCAGGAAAATATAAAGAAACTGCAAAAGCTAGGCTACAAATTCATTCCGCCTGAAAAAGGTTACTTAGCCTGCCAGAAAGTTGGCGAAGGTCGCTTGGCGTGCCTGGATACAATTCTCTCGTCAGTTGAAAAAGCGCTCTCTTAA